Genomic window (Magnolia sinica isolate HGM2019 chromosome 6, MsV1, whole genome shotgun sequence):
GGCCATAGCCAGTAACAGGAGATCCAACTCTCATCCTAACCTGACATGGATCACAGCATTGAACGAATTAGGTGGGAAAGCGGCTGTCGATACAAGGAGAGGTACGATAGAAATCAATGTTTAAGCAGGCAAAAATACCTGACTGTCATTCTGCACCCTTTCTAGAGCCTTCCCAAAAATCTTGTACCTGTATTAATGATCAAAGGTGGAAAAATGATAGGTTATACATTTTTTGTCCGAAGCAAAAATGACAGTACCAATATAAAAGAAGGGGGGAAAATAGCGATTGCCAAGTAGGGCTGTACgcaaaccaagttagctcggttagctcgcttgactcgactcgaaaaagcttgattcgactctaTTCAAAACTgggttcgagccaagttgagctgattttttgagctcaaaaaaattttgaaccgagttcgagcttgcccaagctcgactcggatcgaatgccaactcgaattgaactcggattgaaccagttcagtgacttggttactttgatattgatgttgcaagttttgttgaaatgactcaacgaagtgttggctggtggcaaggaaggtatgtgtaTGAagcaaatacccttttttcttgattttgatgttgcctacaaggtatttcatcaaatacctgtaaacagctgctgctgttttacatacagtaagaaattgaaagtgaactccatgtgtttgtgaaaattccGCACAGGCTCGATctttgctcgaactcggctcgaactggcccaagctgctgaccgaactgagccgagctgaccaatcaggctcgaggactgagccgagctgagttcgagctggggtcagctagtggccgagccgctcaactcggtttgacttgtgtacacctctgtTGCCAAGCACCAACATGATCACATGCATGGTTTTAAGAAGTCGACTCAGACTAGATGGAACCTGATCTGGTTTGATATTCTTGTGCCCAAGTTAGATGGATTTGGTATAGTTTGTTCATGTATATATTTTTCAGAgttcagattaaaaaaaaattaagctgGCTACCAAGCACTCAACCTCTGCACATGTCGCACAAGTATGAGATAGGAACCATTCATTTGTTGGCCCTACTGTGGATGGGTCATACACCAAAACCTATATATTTCAGATGGATCCTAGCTGCCACTTCGAGGACTTTTAGCCCATCAAATGTCTACTTTTggttggaccttttttttttttttctcttaaaccCCATTTGTAATCCTCAGGGCTTTCAATCAGTGGCTAGGATCCCCAGAACAGTGATTCTAAGATACGCCATAAACACCATAAGAGCCAGCAGATGAGCAATTCAGGTCCACTACATGTGTGCTACATCTACAGAGATTGACTGCTTGATAGCCAACTTCGATACAAATTACAATTGCATCAGATCCActataaataaatacaaatacaTAAAAATGCCCTGTAGCATACAGATGAACAATAACAAAGTAGAGCTTGGAGTAGAACCTATGCAAGTATGACACGCAAATCTAAAAAAGGTaaaatttttctctttttagtaAAAATCTTATATCTTTATATAAGAGAAAAAAATTAACCAAGAAAAGCACTTGGATGATGTCTTACTCTTTTGGTTCAAAGATGAGTTCCTTGAAAACAGCATATGCAGCAGCACCTGCAATACCTAGACCTGCAAGTATTATAAGACTGTATGAAGCACCCTCTGTGAATGACACCGGTTTCTCTGGAATATTGTAGGTGGGAGCATCAAAGGGATCGTCAATTGTAGATATATCTTTCCTCTTCTCCTGGTGAAAAGATAGGAAAAAAAGGCACTTCAGTTTCCAGGAGCATGTAACATGAGGTTGAGATATatgagaggaagaagaatgaaaACAAAGCCATGCTAAAGCAAATAATCAGGTCAAAAGCTAGGCAAGAAAATTACAATAGGGATATATGCAAGAAGAGTCGAAGCTTTCTTctaattataaaaagaaaatgtCTGGTGAGCAAAGTATTCAGTAAGGGTAACGGTCAGCCAATATGACCATCACTATACAGGCCGTGATGGTCAAATAAACTTTAAAGGACAAAAATGTATTGACCCATTGTGGGCCTTTTTCTCAGATTGGGCATTTCGGgtcccaccattactgttatgtaaccattttttaatactttGCTGGTAAGATGTGTCCATGTATCAGCAAGACTTGACAGATTTTTGTTTCTTGTTGGATATATTTCGCTCCATGGCAATCTAGACGCACATTACGTGTTTTGTCTCCatggcaacaaaaaattctataGCAGACAtctgtaaaataaaaataaaaaatttaaaaaaatgaaacaaaaatcCATAGCAGACAGCAGGAAATGCTCTTTTTCTTTCTCCACCTACAGTATACCAGAATGCCATGCACATTTCTACACATCAAGATTATTGAGATGTCAGGTGGGTAGCCATTCCCAAACCCGGGTAAAGTAATGAGTAGGGTTGATATCAGGCCGGCAGCCATTCATGGAACTTCTACAAAGCAATAATAAGATGTCCCCAAATAGCTGAGAACATGATAAAGATGAGAATGACGATACAACAACGATAATAGTGATGATGGATCAAGTTGGAGCAAAGGCAATGCTTATTACATGTATCAAGTATTGACTCGTTTCATCAAAGCTTTAGGAAAAGTACACGTAAATCAAAGAAAAGTAAGCTGTTATTACAACAGCACAAGAGCAAGGATGTATACAGTATAACTGTGGCACAGCAGGAAACCAGGGTAAGCCACTCTTATTGTAGAAAAGAGGAATGCTACAGTGATTTGCATGACATACTGAAAAGGTGAATCGAGACAAACTTAGCAAGTGGCAACACAGCAAACGTGCAAGATCCGGGTCAGttactaatgcaggggcattttcacaccgggctcgagtagggttgcctgtgggatgcaggggcacactcggggtgggtggtaCCATGTGAttcggggcccacgagggaggtctcgtgttcgagactcctcactgggagtgattaatgcaggggcatttcacaccgggctcgagtggggtagcctgtgggatgcagggacacactcgaggtgggcggcctgAGTGAGGCGgcacccatgtgatttgaggctcacgaggggggttcggtcaaggtcctaacccatgagatgtagggcctgggctatgagataaagggattgattcgtcatgctctaacagttcgagcttttagagcaagtggttaattgtcctgcatcaaattggtattagagtgggaggtctcgtgttcgaaactcctcaccgggggtaattaatgcaggggcacactcggggtgggtggcacccatgtgatttagggcccacaagggaggtctcgtattcgagactcctcaccgggggtgattaatgcaagagcatttcacaccgggctcgagtggggtagcctgtgggatgcagggacacactcgaggtaggCGGCctatgtgaggcggtacccatgtgatttgaggcccacaaggggggttcggtcgaggtaaaggaattaattcgccatgctctaacagttcgagcttttagagcaagtgggtaattgtcctgcatcagttacTAAGCCTAGCAGACTGCCAACATTTCCTAGCCTAtaaatcaggtgaatccactcatcaggtggacctcttcaatctctcctcacATAAATCGCTCTAGCATTTTCCGTCTGAGAAATATTGGCATTCTAGTCACTTCTTTCATGACCATCAAATAgctaaaattatatgatatttCATATGAACGGTTATCCAGAACAATTGATCTGCTCATGCCATTCTAtgtattaaaattaattaatttttttttttaaaaaaaaaaaaacaaactcatGAGTTAAAAAATTATATGGAAACTCACTCTTCGTAAATTTATAAAGCTCATAATGGAAGAAAAAATATCCTCCTCCCTCCCCATTGTCTAATCATCAAACTATCTTAACCATCTTAATTTGCCTATTGAACTCATTGAATTTGGACCCTTGATCATTTTCTAACTATCTATTTGATGGCCATTAATTAGGGTTCATGCTTCACCCATAATGGTTTCAAGATTTAGATGGCCTTGATTAATGTATATGTATGCCATATGTAGTGTGGATCCGTTGCAATAGCTAAACAAACATGGGGAAAACACACCACGGTCCACCCCTAAAAATATGGTTGTAAAAAGACTATGATACCATCATCTCATAAATATAAGAAACAGCAGGAGAAGCAATTTTAGCCACCCTTTTCGAAATTTAAACCCTCAACCTCGAGACTCTTTTTTAATAGTTAATACTGGCTTGAGGGATGCTCAAAGGAAGTCTTAATTAGGACTATGGATAGAGCACACTCAATTTCAATTGCATGTGGGAAAGAGAATCTGGTTCTAGGAGGGTTATGTGCAATGCTAAAGAAACAGAGTGATTTTGATCATTACAGGATCTAGAAGGGAACATACAGTTCACATCTCCtgtgaggatttggactaaaAAAATGCAGAGATATCAGTCCTACTTTTGTGAGCATACACGCAGAAACCTACCAAATCCCAAGCTTTAGATTGTTGGTGGCACTCGAGTGTTAGATGCATAATTTTTATCGTGAAGATAATCAGAGGGACACATTCATCTAAAACGGGGAAAACGGGGTAAAATTAGCTGAATTTGGAGAATATAGAGGATGGTCTGCGCCAATCAATCTTAGAAAATGTTTTTCAACAATAGCAACACAGGCAACATTGACATGCTTTTGGATATTATAATCAGATGATTAATGCAACTcttaatttttattaaatttcaaccagAAAGCAAGAACATTGCTGGCCTCAACCCCCTGGCAAGCAACTTCGAGACAGAGAACTGCCAAGTAACATACATTCATGCAAATTTCTTGTAGTAATTTCTATTGTGTTGCTTATTTTTAGAACGACTACTCTACAGGTACTGAGATCATTAACTGGAAATAAAGAACCAAAAGAGAATGCATGCCTGGAATTTGCAAAAATATGTGAATATAAAGCAACAAAAAAAGGTGAGGCACATGTAGTCAAACCTCTCCCTTTTTTCCTGATGACTGTGAAGCCGAACTGGATGCAATTGCCCTTACAAGGCATGGAAGCATATGGTGTTTTCCATAGTATTTACTGAATTGATTTGTGGCCTGCCTACTAACTATATGTTCTCTAGATTGCCCTCTGAATAAAGTAGGGAAACCTGctaaacaaaattttcaataagTTGTAATTCTTGGAATGATGTGTTATATTTCTTTAAGAAGCACTGTTATACCATCAGTGcataaatcaaataaaaaagaTTCACCAATAGTCCATCTCTTCAGTAATGTATCAATTCACATTGATATGTTGGACCGGGTGCAGACAGAACAATAAAACATATAGGATGATAAGGAAAACACATGAGTGGCTTCAGATGATACAAATTGATTCAAAgacgaagtttttttttttttaggtaggTATGGGCTtgacccaagacctcaatgttgaaactgaCTCTGTCTGCCACTGAGGCACGGGCTCAAACCCGTCAAAGATGAAGTAAAATGCCATAAAAGAACTAAAAAGTACAAATAGAACTTCCAACAATGCATTATAAGATATTGAGACACACCAAATATCATTTTCCAAATGAACATGATTCCATACATGTCGGATCCctggtttagtgatccagacagtttgatgtgggccccaacatggatGAGGAAGACCCAAAAACCTCCGAGATAGGAAGATCCTAATCCTTTGATATCTGTCGAATTTGAcgttaaagaaacaaaaatacagCAACGGTTCACATTGGAAAGAATTTgagaagggttaggattttccagTCCATGAGATTCTTGGGCGTCCCTAATTAGAGATTgggccatcatatcaacagtctggatcgacTATATAACTCATTGCTTTTTAAATTATGGCATTCcttttttatatttcttttttgaaTCAGCAATGTACATGTCTTCTGATCAATCGGGACACTATGATTATTCAATTCTAAAAGGTCGGcattcctctttcttttcttttctgttttccttttcttcttcttcttcttcttcttttttatttgaatCAGCAATGCACGTGTTGGCTGAAGGATCTGGACTCTGAAATTCCTTGCTCCTAAAAGGCCGgcattcctcttcttcttcttcttctttttttcaatagCAGCAGGCACTCCAACATATGACCCAAAGGAAAGGTAAAGAAATAAAGTTCCAAGTTCCAACAATATCAGTCATAGAAAGAAAAGGTAAACTAGGACAGATTTTCCTACAGTTGCAAGGTTTGACTGCAACGGCAGAGAAACATTTAGGTGCTTTATCTGCTGAAATATCTTCTATCAGTAGTATCCCTCTACATATTCATGACAGTTCAATGTTAATAATTATCATTCCAAGCATCCTAAGAAAAATTACAACTGTAGGACTCTTTTATCCTGTTGAACATCTTGTTTAATAGGAATCGTATGCCATCTACAACTCAGATTCTGTTATTCCAGGAAGTCTTCAAAAAAATAGTGGCTGATGTGGCTACAGCGTTTCTTCAGGGTGGGCATTGTGACCTCTAACTGGAAGGGGCTTGGATTTCTTTTCAATGTATTCCAAGAGCTACATACTATATACTCCCTCGGAGCCCCTCCCTCTAAGGAGTCTGGAAGATAGAATTAGAAACActtgatcagcatttttggagtTGTTCATAATGAACAGATTTTTTATGTATAAAATGATGACCAGTTTGTGTTGGTTTGATATCTTGTAGCCTTACACAAAAATTCTTTAATGATTAAGGATGATAGAATGCAATGTTTAAAATTAAAACATCTAGTTTATAATCTTCTCCACTATCGGAGAGCCTCAAAAGACTCTGATCAACATATCCCATTACCTTGTTCCCACCAAATGTTAGTTAATTCAGTTTGTGACCTATCTATCTTTGAAAAAGCTTTAAATACCTTTTAAATGTCAGACGCTTGCCAATGAAAATTAATTTTCTTAGAGAATAAAGATCATTTTCTTTGTGAATGATTATCAAGCACACATCCAAAGCAAAGGAAGACTTGAAGATACTGTCTTCTGGTgtttttgtattctatatttgtGGCATGCCCTTTAGAAAATGTTGTGCTTTTGTAATatatattttacaaaaaaaaaaaaaagtgcatgggTTCACGCGGCATATGGAATATGGCATAACTTCCATCATGCATCTGGACAATATGACATTCCACGGGCAGATGTTTTGACCATCTTTTTGTTCATTGCCCCTTTGTGGGGTCTATATGGGAGGGAAGTTTTATGCCGTTTTCAAGTTCTCTATGTGTTCCCGAGTTTGGTTAATGATCTTCTGTTTTGGTGGCCTTGGGAAGCAGATAAAGGTGCTGTGGAGAATGGCTTTGCTTGCAGTTTGGTGGGCTATTTGGGATGAAAGGAATGCTAGATGCTTCAGGAATGAGAGGAGTCGGTGGATAGTGTGTATCTTGTAGGGCAAGGATGCTTGTTGTTGAATGGGCTTCTATTGTCCCCAAGCTTAGCGATTGTAATCTGGATTTCCTTAGGTTGTAGTGGGTCGCTTTCTCGGTGCCCCATCTTTTTGTAGCTTTCGTtctttcttttaataaattttttgtcATCTTTCAAAATAATACATTCCatagcccttgatagagtagaatggtggaacaggattcatgtaaccgaccccaattagttgggataaggcctagatgatgatgatgatggagttTCACGGCAACAGTTTAAAATGGGGATGCAGGAAATGAATATAGAACTACACGGAAttattatataaataaataaataaatccatggACTACAAAACATAGACAAGAAATTGCCACTTCTCCTCATTGCATTTATCAAGAGAAGATAACCCAACAGTTATTTGTCGAAAGATAGAAATACAGACCAAGTCCAAGGTACTCATGCCGCAACCGACAATCAGCCCTGCTCATATCCTGCAGAATATAAAAACAGGATCAGcctttacatgtttgattttttttaatttatttttttttttataaaagggaatgaaggctgcatttggatgtacaAAATGTTTAGTTAGTGAAAACTAAAAAGCAACAAAGTGAACTGTCCAAAGTTTGGCAGGTCCATCATTGTTTAGAGTGGTTAACCAGTCCCAAATTCATCCACATAATTTCAGTTGGCCTTGAAATGAAATGAGTTGCAATGATGTCAAGGGAAATAGAATTCTGAAATAATATCTTTTTCTGATCACCTCCACTTTTGTGCAACTTAATTATTGCAAACTATACAATTGTAAATCCAAatccattaaaaataataattcataaaaaaataaaaaaaataaaaaaatgctcttCCACCTTCTGCATCCAGATGACATTAGCACTGGATTTGCCCTCATAACATGACATTGCAACAACCTGCAATTGCACCATGATCATTaacaaaaaaaacataaattttaCAAGAAAGCCATGGAATACTGCACATGACATCAGTATGTTTGATTTGAGCTTGGATTTTGAACTGATCGAttcaagtttatatatatatatatatatttgcttagCCATGCCCAGTCCTGCAACCTACAGAAGACTATACAACTTATCAAGAATTTCATAAGAGCCCGCAAGACTCAGCTGTGCAGAGTGAAGAGACCAGCAGTGTAAAAAAGTCCAGGCTCTTCACTTGTTCATGTAACTACTTTCAAAACTtcagaaagaagagaaaataaagAACACTAATCAACAATGGAATGGATAGAGGCTGCATTTGGGCACCCAGAAAAGGTTAGGAGGGCATGTTCCTTTTACCCCCAAAAATCAATATCCCTATCAACTCcgactttttttcctttttttttttttttgaagtggaAAAGACAGATAATAGCACCCTGATGTAGGATGGATGAGAATGAGAAATTTGGATTTTGCACAACCCACACAATTCAAAGATTTTGGTTTTTATTACAGAATTTTTCTCCTCTGCAAAAGGTTGTTTTCTCCCAAAACTCATACTTACTTTAATTCCCATATCATCCAACGGCAAATTAGTACTAGAGTAAGTTCATCTGTACGCTTGTATGAGACCAATGGGAAGCAGGAAAGGAGTGTAGTGGAGGAGATAGTAAGGAGCCATGACCATACGGAGAGAATGCTCCATAAGATGTTAAGTCAAATGGATAATTTGGCAACATCAACACAGCAGCAAGGAGTGCCTCCTCATGTGTGAGTTGGTAGCGGCTAGATATTGAAGTTAGTGGCTCCCATGGTGTTCCATTTGATCATCCTCGTCGTAGAAGAGAGGATCGATTGGAGGGTCTAATTACACTTATGATGTAAAACTTGAGATGCTCAATTTttatgaagaaaatctgagaattTCAAAGAACATATTCAAGATTCAATAGAAGAAAAGTATGAAAATCAGATTGATGAAGTGCCTGGTGAAAAAGCCACAATCCAAGAAGATAGCGCAAACTGTCCGTAGGTAGGTCGATAGATGAATCTATCAAAAGGATCAATGGACAGATTAATTTATGGAACACACAGTGGATCGAGGGTTGGATTGGAGGAAGAAATGGGCAGCTCAATGGTAGCACATTCTTGTACGGTGTATTTCAAAGTTGAGATGGACATGTTGGTCCTGTCCCAAGGACAGTCAAAGCACATAAGTTGGAAATCAACAGTGATAAGGACAACACCGTATTGACAAGGAGCTGATAGACTCACGACTCCATTACTACAAAAGTGGGAACCTAGAATATGGAGAGCATGATGATGAAGGAAGAGGTGATTGTTATCTGCGGAGCCATCCATTGCAAAGGGTGCTGATCCAACCTGAAGGCCTTCACTATGAATTACCCTTGAAGCCAAAGAAGAATGGTTGTAAAGGTCATTATTTTTAGTATCGGTATTGATGGACGTGTCGCACCCTTGGCATACAGAATCACATCAGGTATTGCATGGGAAATATTGGAGGTATCACGTACTGTACTGATATTTTTGGGAAAATTTTggaaattggtcaaaattttcaattaaactttatgggatgttaaaaaagatatCATTATACACTTAGAACTCCAAAGATTACAAAAATCAAGTACACAAAATAAGTTTTCTTGGCATAGGGTACTAAACTATCCGTTGTAGACGGAAGTGACGTaactataataaaataataaataaataaagcactaATATTTCTATTATTCATATCACTTATTAGCACATTCATTGTACTAAATACTGACACTAGATATATTCTACAATATATGGTGCATTTACTTAAAaagatattttttcattttttaaaaatcaaattaatttttgaaaataaataaacaagtgtGGGTGATGTTCAGATTAGTACACAAGCATAAACACAAAATATTAGACATGCATAACATCTAGTCAATCTAATTGTTTTCAAATAATTAATTTTCAACATTTTTTAATTAAGAGTATATTTTTTTAGTTTCAAAAGTTCCGTAAACTTGTATATCAGCCTCCAAGCActctaatatgattttttttttcaacctctacttgcaagttaaatgggtgaaattgaggaaattttggattttcccaatttctccaaTTTTCTCATATTCGAAAATCGAAGGTCAGAACTCTTGATTGATCACGTGAAGCATGCAAAATCATAAATTATGAGCTTTTTCCAGTGACTCCAAGGAATTTAAACAAGACAAAGCTGTTCAAATTCACAAAAAGTCACCAACCTGGGTTCCAGTACCACACGCTCTCCAATTTTGACTTCCACCACCAACTCCCCTTTCCTCTCCAAACAATAAAAAAGGAGTGGTCGAAATTTCCTTAGGAATGTAATgaaagctataaaaaaaaaataaaaataaataaaaataaaaaataaaaaatttaaaaatttttaaaatttttaaaaaataaaaaaaacaaatgttTTGAGATTTTTGGCAATTTTTCCAATATTTTCCCAAAGGGGACTGATGCACTTGAGGTATCGTCGATACGCGGCAATACATTATTAGTGATAC
Coding sequences:
- the LOC131248223 gene encoding probable mitochondrial import inner membrane translocase subunit TIM21 isoform X1 is translated as MNHLKYKLGEFRTLVNNRWTLVLEKSPQGSFSPAELLVSNVGSAGFSSTARNAVDTGRFNSVKKVVAMSCYEGKSSANVIWMQKDMSRADCRLRHEYLGLGFPTLFRGQSREHIVSRQATNQFSKYYGKHHMLPCLVRAIASSSASQSSGKKGEEKRKDISTIDDPFDAPTYNIPEKPVSFTEGASYSLIILAGLGIAGAAAYAVFKELIFEPKEYKIFGKALERVQNDSQVRMRVGSPVTGYGQESRNRAARQRIPHRTWTDEDGVEHVEVNFHIRGPHGAGKVYTEMFKDKTDKQWKFTYLIVEIQSPSPAQLMLESYVPA
- the LOC131248223 gene encoding probable mitochondrial import inner membrane translocase subunit TIM21 isoform X2; its protein translation is MNHLKYKLGEFRTLVNNRWTLVLEKSPQGSFSPAELLVSNVGSAGFSSTARNAVDTGRFNSVKKDMSRADCRLRHEYLGLGFPTLFRGQSREHIVSRQATNQFSKYYGKHHMLPCLVRAIASSSASQSSGKKGEEKRKDISTIDDPFDAPTYNIPEKPVSFTEGASYSLIILAGLGIAGAAAYAVFKELIFEPKEYKIFGKALERVQNDSQVRMRVGSPVTGYGQESRNRAARQRIPHRTWTDEDGVEHVEVNFHIRGPHGAGKVYTEMFKDKTDKQWKFTYLIVEIQSPSPAQLMLESYVPA